ccccctgcatcccccaaaataCCGTAAGGACCACGATTTCCAGAAGATGCAGTAGAATGGGGTGTCCCCCTgcatccccggtgtccccagcctgGAGCAGCATACCCAGCAGCGTGGAGGCAGCGTCCACCCCTCCGTTGTACACCCGGCTGTTGTCCATGGCGGGGTAGATCTCATTCCAGAGGATCTGCACGTAGTACAGCATCAGGTAGTACCCAGCTGAGTTGAAGATCCACCAGAGGGACCAGAGCCGGAGCTGAGGTTGCCTGGCCAACGCTCCCACCTCCCGCAGCATGCGGCACAGCGTTGCCTCCTGCCAgccccgcattcccccaccaccgtcCCCCCCAGCCATCTTGTCCAGCTCAGTGGGCACAGCCCCATCACCAGCCCCCTGGGGCCGGTTGAAGAAGAGGCTGCGCCGGGGTCGCTCAAGGAAGATGGTGAGGACAAGGCCGAAGCTGACGAAGCCCAACGAGACATAGTTGAGGGTGAGGAAGGAGACACTACCCAATGTGACACAAAGCTGGCCCAGCACTGAGCTGGTGAAGACACCCAGGAGGACGGAGGAGCGGGAGTAGCTGGCCATACGCTGGTAGTGGGACGGGGCGACAAGGGAGAAGATGTAGGAGGAGTAGGCGATGCGTGCAGCCATGGTGATGCCGTAGAAGAACTCCATCAGCTGCATGTCCAGGACGGAGGTTCCAAAAACCAGCAGCAGCCAGATGGAGATATGGCTCAGGCTCTGCAGCACCAGCACTGGCTTGTAGCGCAGGTAGTCCGTCAGCAGGAAGATGGGCACCAGCACAGCCATGTAGGAGTAGGTCAGCACTGGCGTGATCACATTGGTCACCTGCCACATGTGCAAGCAGAGGCTGAGCACTGGACGCATCCCCAGGAGATGCCCCCAGCCCAGAGGAGTGTAGTTTGGGTGGGCACCAGCTGCTGATCCCCATCACGGCACCTCCGCAGGGAGGAATGTGGCCCATGGCGTGCTCGGCCGGGGACCTGGCTGAGCCTTGGCCCCCTCCTGGGCCGGGAATGCAGTGTTCCCACGGACACAGCAGCCTGCTGGGACCAGGGCCAGTGTCCCTTGGTTGGGGGACGGCAACATGTGTCCTCTGCTCATCTAACCCCATCGCTGCCAGCAGCTCAGCGGTGCCCAGCCCTGTGCACTGCATCAGCATGGGAAGGTCTCCCCAGTGGAAtggggcttctcccagcccggcACCCCCCTGCCAGCCCACTGTCTGCCCAGGCGGGCAGGGCTAGGCATCAGCCCCCAAAATCAGTTGCCAGCCTGGGAATGAGGTCTTGTGCCAGGGAGAGTTGAGCCTGGGGCTCAGGGGCCAGGGTGACCTCACAGCCCAGTGAGACAGGGACGTGCTGTGATCTGGGCACATACAATGCCACTTTTCCCACACCACCCCCCCAAAAGCATCACCACACACCACCTTGCCTGGGACATGGCATGCCCGCACCCTCCACACCCCAGGACCACAGGAGGATGCTCTGGCCAGCCCCAGGGTAGTGATGGTGTGCAGAAAGAGGGACACCaggggg
Above is a genomic segment from Patagioenas fasciata isolate bPatFas1 chromosome 7, bPatFas1.hap1, whole genome shotgun sequence containing:
- the SLC19A1 gene encoding reduced folate transporter: MPEKHEDAKKPASETAPDQRWKLQVFYLCFYGFMTQIRPGESFITPYLLGADKNFTQAEVTNVITPVLTYSYMAVLVPIFLLTDYLRYKPVLVLQSLSHISIWLLLVFGTSVLDMQLMEFFYGITMAARIAYSSYIFSLVAPSHYQRMASYSRSSVLLGVFTSSVLGQLCVTLGSVSFLTLNYVSLGFVSFGLVLTIFLERPRRSLFFNRPQGAGDGAVPTELDKMAGGDGGGGMRGWQEATLCRMLREVGALARQPQLRLWSLWWIFNSAGYYLMLYYVQILWNEIYPAMDNSRVYNGGVDAASTLLGAIASFGAGYVKIRWTLWSEVVIGMVTAFQAGLLLLMNTTSNIWLCYAAYVLFRGSYQFLVPIAVFQIATSLSKELCALVFGVNTFFATVLKTIITIIVADKRGLGLSVHPQFYVYFGYFTLMAVLYLLAAIGVGIRHRRREQPVELAVAKEPCQLPAEMPAQEKSPEADAVRA